In Deltaproteobacteria bacterium, a genomic segment contains:
- a CDS encoding translocation/assembly module TamB domain-containing protein, with the protein MRRTLLIALAALAGFGAALVWAAQSEAALAWFSARVSTISGGRVAIEGASGSLLGPLRAERVLVKTGETLTTAERVEITPRWGALAQQRLSIDTLSVGHLHVEPGPRRDEPPTVPPKIGMPFTIEARRVAITRLTIGDGGEFSGVRGSLRLGTDALEATLDAMAAPWGRFSGQARVGGERPFPLSGDVRFARDALPRMRAHLVASGSLMDAELALRGTLAESVVTGAAGFSSFARPWLGAITLRSEHLDTAKFVASESAPHSDLAVAIDARGATDVLLRGALRAENEAAGPVSQARVPLERVTAALAVDGGTLAFSEIAGDLGAAGAARGTGVLESGELRLDLALERLDLRALHENLVATQLAGDADIAIDAARLEAQLALREPGREITGLLVREGDGVRADDVRIAIGGGVIAGSGAWDGASAFSARAKFAEFDPAALGDFPSAMLSGELDAAGELGTRWNARLDYALTGSRYRGRALEGRGVLTLEAGRVRDADAELRLGANRLLAKGAFGAPGDALDLTIAAPDLGALGGDFRGQLSVEARLTGSLDSPGGTLSADASELALPGGVAIGALALDAGITGDSREIDAELRASALSIAGASIDAASATARGPLAAHALELRASGSGVSLSASLAGGWDGAWSGRALALEVAGRLPARLIEPAALRWAPPGEVSFGPARIAALGGELAVGTFELSERRLETAGVASDLSLADALTAVGGDASAAGDLRARGVWVVPRDPAQLGQVRLELASGDAQLGGAPLGVRALGIDAALGASVAHVTASVSGERLGEATLRADLRAAPGRALLARTSALDAQLDAEVSSIRALGGLLGISARVEGRASLALRAGGTAGKPALSGDVNGEALRFDWPTAGIALRDGKLTARLTTDTLHVDALSFTASKGAISASGSAPLDGSPATLAWKAEGLRVLDRPDRNLEVSGDGSAKIGLRGVELRGELRADRGYLELPRTLQARLGDDVVVLGRERAPSAAQRARLDLDLMLDAGKDLRVVGSGLDTFLRGKLRVKTLADGTLVAFGEIDASRGTYRAFGQKLEIERGALIFNGAIDDPALDALALRKNLPVEAGVELTGTLKSPLARLTSNPPVPDSEKLSWIVLGHGVSDASSADTALLQAAAATIFEGDSAVPISQRIARGVGLDEISLRNTGERAQADASSRAVALGKRLTDKLYLEYEYGLEAASHLVRLHYALSRAFSVRAETTGETSNLGVNYRKSWD; encoded by the coding sequence ATGCGCCGCACGCTCCTCATCGCGCTCGCCGCGCTCGCGGGGTTCGGCGCCGCGCTCGTGTGGGCGGCGCAGTCCGAGGCCGCGCTCGCGTGGTTCAGCGCGCGTGTCTCCACGATCTCGGGTGGGCGCGTCGCGATCGAAGGGGCGAGTGGCTCGTTGTTAGGCCCGCTGCGCGCGGAACGTGTACTCGTGAAGACCGGCGAGACGCTGACGACTGCGGAGCGCGTCGAGATCACGCCGCGCTGGGGAGCGCTCGCGCAGCAGAGGCTCTCGATCGACACGCTCAGCGTGGGCCACCTCCACGTCGAGCCTGGCCCGCGCCGCGACGAGCCGCCCACCGTCCCCCCGAAGATCGGCATGCCCTTCACGATCGAGGCCCGGCGCGTGGCGATCACGCGCCTCACGATCGGCGACGGCGGCGAGTTCTCCGGCGTGCGCGGATCGCTGCGCCTGGGCACGGACGCACTGGAAGCCACGCTCGACGCGATGGCGGCGCCGTGGGGCAGGTTCTCCGGACAAGCGCGAGTCGGCGGCGAGCGCCCGTTTCCGCTGAGCGGCGACGTGCGCTTCGCGCGAGACGCGCTGCCGCGCATGCGCGCGCACCTCGTCGCGAGCGGCTCGCTGATGGACGCCGAGCTCGCGCTGCGTGGAACCCTCGCCGAGTCGGTCGTCACGGGCGCGGCCGGCTTCTCCTCCTTCGCGCGGCCGTGGCTCGGCGCGATCACGCTGCGTAGCGAGCACCTCGACACGGCGAAGTTCGTGGCGAGCGAGAGCGCGCCGCACAGCGATCTCGCCGTCGCGATCGACGCGCGCGGCGCCACTGACGTGCTCCTGCGCGGCGCGCTGCGCGCCGAGAACGAGGCCGCGGGGCCGGTCTCACAGGCACGGGTGCCGCTCGAGCGCGTGACCGCCGCGCTCGCGGTCGACGGCGGCACGCTGGCGTTCTCGGAGATCGCCGGCGATCTCGGCGCAGCGGGCGCTGCTCGCGGAACGGGCGTGCTCGAGTCGGGCGAGCTGCGCCTCGACCTCGCGCTCGAGCGCCTCGATCTGCGCGCGCTTCACGAGAACCTCGTCGCGACGCAGCTCGCCGGCGATGCCGACATCGCGATCGATGCGGCGCGGCTCGAGGCGCAGCTCGCGCTCCGCGAGCCGGGCCGCGAGATCACCGGCCTGCTCGTGCGCGAAGGCGATGGCGTTCGCGCCGACGACGTGCGCATCGCGATCGGCGGCGGCGTGATTGCGGGCAGTGGCGCGTGGGACGGCGCGAGCGCGTTCTCGGCGCGCGCGAAGTTCGCGGAGTTCGATCCCGCGGCGCTCGGCGACTTCCCGAGCGCGATGCTCTCGGGCGAGCTGGACGCCGCCGGGGAGCTCGGCACGCGCTGGAACGCGCGCCTCGACTACGCGCTCACGGGCAGCCGCTACCGCGGGCGCGCGCTCGAAGGCCGAGGCGTGCTGACGCTCGAAGCGGGGCGCGTGCGCGACGCCGACGCCGAGCTGCGCCTCGGCGCGAATCGGCTGCTCGCGAAGGGCGCGTTCGGTGCGCCCGGCGACGCGCTCGACCTAACAATCGCTGCGCCTGATCTCGGCGCGCTCGGCGGCGATTTCCGTGGGCAGCTCAGCGTCGAGGCTCGGCTCACCGGCTCGCTCGACTCGCCCGGCGGCACGCTGAGCGCGGATGCGAGCGAGCTCGCGCTGCCCGGCGGCGTCGCGATCGGCGCGCTCGCGCTCGATGCGGGCATCACGGGAGACTCCCGCGAGATCGACGCCGAGCTCCGGGCGAGCGCGCTCTCGATCGCAGGCGCGTCCATCGATGCGGCGAGCGCGACTGCGCGGGGTCCACTAGCGGCGCACGCGCTCGAGCTGCGCGCCAGTGGCAGCGGCGTCTCCCTCAGCGCTTCGCTCGCGGGCGGCTGGGACGGCGCCTGGTCCGGGCGCGCGCTCGCGCTCGAAGTCGCGGGCCGCCTGCCCGCTCGCTTGATCGAGCCCGCGGCCCTGCGCTGGGCACCGCCCGGCGAAGTCTCGTTCGGCCCCGCGCGCATCGCGGCGCTGGGCGGCGAGCTGGCGGTCGGCACGTTCGAGCTGAGCGAGCGCCGCCTCGAGACTGCGGGCGTCGCGAGCGATCTCTCGCTCGCCGATGCCCTCACGGCCGTGGGCGGCGACGCGAGCGCCGCGGGCGACCTCCGAGCTCGCGGCGTGTGGGTCGTGCCGCGCGATCCCGCGCAGCTCGGGCAGGTGCGCCTCGAGCTCGCCTCCGGCGACGCGCAGCTCGGCGGCGCGCCGCTCGGCGTTCGCGCGCTCGGGATCGACGCCGCGCTCGGAGCGAGCGTCGCGCACGTGACCGCGAGCGTGTCCGGCGAGCGGCTCGGCGAGGCCACGCTGCGCGCCGACCTGCGCGCGGCTCCGGGGCGAGCTCTGCTCGCGCGCACGTCCGCACTCGACGCGCAGCTCGATGCCGAGGTCTCCTCGATCCGCGCGCTCGGCGGGCTGCTCGGCATCTCCGCGCGCGTGGAGGGCCGCGCGTCGCTCGCGCTGCGCGCAGGCGGCACGGCGGGCAAGCCCGCGCTGAGCGGCGACGTGAACGGCGAAGCGCTGCGCTTCGATTGGCCGACCGCCGGCATCGCGCTGCGCGACGGCAAGCTCACGGCTCGCCTGACGACCGACACGCTGCACGTCGACGCGCTCTCGTTCACCGCGTCGAAGGGCGCGATCTCGGCGAGCGGGAGTGCGCCGCTCGACGGCTCGCCCGCGACGCTCGCGTGGAAGGCCGAGGGCCTGCGCGTGCTCGATCGCCCCGACCGAAACCTGGAAGTTTCGGGCGATGGGTCCGCGAAGATCGGCCTGCGCGGCGTCGAGTTGCGCGGCGAGCTTCGCGCCGATCGCGGCTACCTCGAGTTGCCGCGCACGCTGCAAGCTCGGCTCGGCGACGACGTGGTCGTGCTCGGCCGCGAGCGCGCGCCGAGCGCGGCGCAGCGCGCGCGCCTCGACCTCGACCTGATGCTCGACGCCGGCAAGGACCTGCGCGTCGTCGGCTCCGGCCTCGACACGTTCCTGCGCGGCAAGCTGCGCGTGAAGACGCTCGCGGACGGCACGCTCGTCGCGTTCGGCGAAATCGACGCGAGCCGCGGCACGTATCGCGCATTCGGCCAGAAGCTCGAGATCGAGCGCGGCGCGCTGATCTTCAACGGAGCGATCGACGACCCCGCGCTCGACGCGCTCGCGCTGCGCAAGAACCTGCCCGTCGAGGCGGGTGTCGAGCTCACCGGCACGCTGAAGTCGCCGCTCGCGCGCCTCACCTCGAATCCGCCCGTGCCCGATTCCGAGAAGCTCTCGTGGATCGTGCTCGGCCACGGCGTGTCCGATGCATCGAGCGCCGACACTGCGCTGCTGCAGGCCGCCGCCGCCACGATCTTCGAGGGCGACAGTGCCGTGCCGATCTCGCAGCGCATCGCGCGCGGCGTCGGCCTCGACGAGATCTCGCTGCGCAACACCGGCGAGCGCGCGCAAGCCGACGCATCGAGCCGCGCGGTCGCACTCGGCAAGCGCCTCACCGACAAGCTCTATCTCGAGTACGAGTACGGCCTCGAAGCCGCCTCGCACCTCGTGCGCCTCCACTACGCGCTCTCGCGCGCGTTCAGCGTGCGCGCAGAGACGACGGGCGAGACGAGCAACCTGGGTGTGAACTATCGGAAGAGCTGGGACTGA
- a CDS encoding TerC family protein: MAELLTSENLIALLTLAGLEIVLGIDNIVFISILCGKLPPDQQVKARQIGLGLAMGMRILLLLAISWVMGLTQPLFSVMSHSFTGRDLILLFGGLFLVAKATWEIHDKLEGEAHGPEGKQATAAFGAILFQIVLLDLVFSLDSVITAVGMASEIAIMIAAVVIAVGVMLVFAGAISAFIERHPTMKMLALSFLLLIGVVLVADGFGQHVSKGYIYFAMAFSLFVEIMNIRIRKPHAPPVHLHQSYVDEGAAKS, encoded by the coding sequence ATGGCTGAGCTGCTGACCTCCGAGAATCTCATCGCGCTGCTGACGCTCGCCGGGCTCGAGATCGTGCTCGGCATCGACAACATCGTCTTCATCTCGATCCTGTGCGGGAAGCTCCCGCCCGATCAGCAGGTGAAGGCGCGCCAGATCGGCCTCGGGCTCGCGATGGGCATGCGCATCCTGCTGTTGCTCGCGATCAGCTGGGTGATGGGGCTGACGCAGCCGCTGTTCTCCGTGATGAGCCACTCGTTCACGGGCCGCGATCTGATTCTCCTGTTCGGCGGCCTCTTCCTCGTCGCGAAGGCGACCTGGGAGATTCACGACAAGCTCGAGGGCGAGGCGCACGGGCCCGAGGGCAAGCAGGCGACGGCTGCGTTCGGCGCGATCCTCTTCCAGATCGTGTTGCTCGACCTCGTGTTCTCGCTCGACTCGGTGATTACGGCCGTCGGCATGGCGAGCGAGATCGCGATCATGATCGCCGCGGTGGTGATCGCGGTCGGCGTGATGCTCGTCTTCGCGGGCGCGATCAGCGCGTTCATCGAGCGCCACCCGACGATGAAGATGCTCGCGCTCTCGTTCCTGCTGCTGATCGGCGTAGTGCTCGTGGCCGACGGCTTCGGTCAGCACGTCTCGAAGGGCTACATCTACTTCGCGATGGCCTTCTCGCTGTTCGTCGAGATCATGAACATCCGCATCCGCAAGCCACACGCGCCGCCGGTTCATCTTCATCAGAGCTACGTGGACGAGGGCGCAGCGAAGTCCTGA
- a CDS encoding PaaI family thioesterase, with translation MNSSAEGETRLPGKEVAAQLTPQNDNWTRALGLEFVTVTPKRVVANLEAGPQHHQPYGVLHGGVYCSIVEAVASYGAGNAALANGQRGVLGVANSTDFFRSHSAGRLVCEGLPVHTGRSAHVWEVTVKRASDGKLVARGQVRFHVLQELPEERRPEHADLEGRD, from the coding sequence ATGAACTCATCGGCAGAAGGAGAGACGCGCTTGCCTGGCAAAGAAGTCGCCGCGCAGCTCACCCCGCAGAACGACAACTGGACCCGCGCGCTCGGCCTCGAGTTCGTGACGGTCACCCCAAAGCGCGTCGTCGCGAACCTCGAAGCGGGCCCGCAGCACCACCAGCCGTACGGCGTGCTTCACGGCGGCGTCTACTGCTCGATCGTGGAGGCGGTCGCGAGCTACGGCGCAGGGAACGCGGCGCTCGCGAACGGGCAGCGCGGCGTGCTCGGGGTTGCGAACAGCACCGACTTCTTCCGCTCGCACAGCGCGGGCCGCCTCGTGTGCGAGGGCCTGCCCGTGCACACGGGCCGCAGCGCGCACGTGTGGGAAGTGACCGTGAAGCGCGCGAGCGACGGCAAGCTCGTGGCGCGCGGGCAGGTGCGATTCCATGTGCTCCAGGAGCTGCCCGAAGAGCGCCGCCCCGAGCATGCAGACCTCGAAGGTAGGGATTAG
- a CDS encoding MFS transporter: protein MRLSRGALIALFAATFLDEFASGVAPVSAPDLADEFGLAPGFASGLVIAAYMSLALLVEAPILAWAERWRVRAVSASALAVLAAAMALSAAAPNVWVLLAALALYGPASGIALAASEGTLVEARPHERERTLTRLTFAGIAGDALVPLLLLAAVPLGLGWRAVAWLAAAAALALAVVHWRTPSLDRPFALDGDGEVDDEGAGEGEPRPPLRELAHVVRNNPALVGWLAVALVSELLDEVLVAFSAAHLAEFATPQQRMLVIGAWTLGDVVGIVLLDAALHRVRPLRALRFSAVVAALALVAFWLTRSPVLAALALGFVGAASITFHPLLRARAYAALPGRPAMVNAINALLQPAHLASPLALAWIAGAHGTSAAMGLLCLAPIAVAVAAFRARDVHSAA from the coding sequence CTGCGGCTCTCGCGCGGAGCGCTGATCGCGCTCTTCGCGGCGACCTTCCTCGACGAATTCGCCTCCGGCGTCGCGCCGGTCTCCGCGCCTGACCTCGCGGACGAGTTCGGCCTCGCGCCCGGCTTCGCGTCGGGTCTCGTCATCGCGGCGTACATGTCGCTGGCGCTGCTCGTCGAGGCGCCAATCCTCGCGTGGGCCGAGCGCTGGAGAGTGCGCGCGGTCTCCGCTTCCGCGCTCGCGGTGCTCGCCGCCGCGATGGCGCTCTCCGCTGCGGCGCCGAACGTGTGGGTGCTGCTCGCGGCGCTCGCGCTCTACGGCCCGGCGAGCGGCATCGCGCTCGCTGCGAGCGAGGGCACGCTCGTCGAGGCGCGCCCGCACGAGCGCGAGCGCACGCTCACGCGCCTCACGTTCGCGGGCATCGCGGGCGATGCGCTGGTGCCGCTGCTGCTGCTCGCGGCAGTTCCGCTCGGCCTCGGCTGGCGCGCCGTCGCGTGGCTCGCGGCGGCGGCGGCCCTCGCGCTCGCGGTCGTGCACTGGCGCACGCCGTCACTCGATCGCCCGTTCGCGCTTGACGGCGACGGTGAGGTCGACGACGAAGGCGCAGGCGAGGGCGAGCCGCGTCCACCGCTGCGCGAGCTCGCGCACGTCGTCCGCAACAACCCCGCGCTCGTGGGCTGGCTCGCGGTCGCGCTCGTGTCGGAGTTGCTCGACGAGGTGCTCGTCGCCTTCTCCGCCGCGCACCTCGCCGAGTTCGCGACGCCGCAGCAGCGCATGCTCGTGATCGGCGCCTGGACGCTCGGCGACGTCGTGGGAATCGTGCTGCTGGATGCCGCGCTGCATCGCGTCCGCCCGCTGCGCGCGCTGCGCTTCAGCGCGGTGGTCGCCGCGCTCGCGCTCGTCGCGTTCTGGCTCACGCGCAGCCCCGTGCTTGCCGCGCTCGCGCTCGGCTTCGTGGGCGCCGCGTCGATCACGTTCCATCCGCTCTTGCGCGCGCGCGCCTACGCCGCGCTGCCTGGCCGCCCCGCGATGGTGAACGCCATCAACGCGCTGCTGCAGCCCGCGCACCTCGCGTCACCGCTCGCGCTCGCGTGGATCGCGGGCGCGCACGGAACCTCCGCCGCGATGGGGCTCCTGTGTCTCGCGCCGATCGCGGTGGCGGTCGCGGCGTTTCGGGCGCGTGACGTCCACAGCGCGGCCTGA
- a CDS encoding outer membrane protein assembly factor: MIEAPARRIELGAGYGTDAHGNGSIEFRDHDIASSALRLRARVEADFLEQGVETELSLPERFGWSDSAGLRFEHSDIEDLVTDEVSLVAKSSALDEFSRPAFSATFAFSRQKAAGVLSESVHALLVEYAHTWRATDDLLTPRRGWMAQLQIGAAPPGVSTRTFGRATARAAYYVPLTPRDDLALRVEAGGVLAKRSSGIPQSMLFRTGGSTSVRGYDLESLGDDESGAVLGGRYFALASVEATHWWNERLGTAAFVDAGSAWNEWAGIALGYGLGMRARSPIGPLRIDVAYGQDDGTVRLHFSLGLTF; this comes from the coding sequence GTGATCGAGGCGCCCGCGCGCCGCATCGAGCTCGGCGCGGGCTACGGCACCGATGCCCACGGCAACGGCTCGATCGAGTTCCGCGACCACGACATCGCGAGCAGCGCGCTGCGCCTGCGCGCGCGCGTCGAGGCGGACTTCCTCGAGCAAGGCGTCGAGACCGAGCTCTCGCTGCCCGAGCGCTTCGGCTGGTCGGACAGCGCGGGGCTGCGTTTCGAGCACAGCGACATCGAGGATCTCGTCACGGACGAGGTCTCGCTGGTCGCGAAGTCGAGCGCGCTCGACGAGTTCAGCCGGCCCGCCTTCAGCGCCACCTTCGCGTTTTCGCGCCAGAAGGCGGCGGGCGTGCTCTCCGAATCCGTCCACGCGCTCCTCGTGGAGTACGCGCACACCTGGCGCGCGACGGACGACTTGCTCACGCCGCGCCGCGGCTGGATGGCGCAGCTGCAGATCGGCGCCGCGCCGCCGGGCGTCTCGACGCGCACGTTCGGCCGCGCGACTGCGCGCGCCGCTTACTACGTCCCGCTCACGCCGCGCGACGACCTCGCGCTGCGCGTCGAAGCCGGCGGCGTGCTCGCGAAGCGCTCGAGCGGAATCCCGCAGTCGATGCTCTTCCGCACGGGCGGCTCCACGAGTGTGCGCGGCTACGACCTCGAATCGCTGGGGGATGACGAAAGCGGCGCTGTGCTCGGTGGCCGCTACTTCGCGCTCGCGAGCGTCGAAGCGACGCACTGGTGGAACGAACGCCTCGGCACCGCGGCGTTCGTCGACGCGGGTAGCGCCTGGAACGAATGGGCCGGCATCGCGCTCGGCTACGGCCTCGGCATGCGCGCGCGCAGCCCCATCGGCCCGCTGCGCATCGATGTCGCGTACGGGCAAGACGACGGCACGGTGCGGCTCCACTTCTCGCTCGGGCTCACGTTCTGA
- a CDS encoding LLM class flavin-dependent oxidoreductase, whose product MAEYADARGFTAISLSEHHAVDDGFLPSPIVLAAALAARTSKLRITISALLATLYDPVKLAEDLAVLDLTSRGRVSTTLGMGYRPEEYASFGKDFAARGKLLDECIELLLKAWSGEPFEWRGRTVRVTPRSFTQPHPPVNAGGQSLAGARRAARFGLPYQPASNDAEMISLYQSECARLGKKPVVLPPGSGETFWVARDPEKAWRELGPYLLYEATTYSSWQPAYQQSSTVHSRAKSIEDLRAEGKFRVLTPDECVARAKAQGPWSTFVLYPLCGGTPPELGWESVKLFAEEVLPRV is encoded by the coding sequence ATGGCCGAGTACGCCGACGCGCGCGGCTTCACCGCGATCTCGCTCTCCGAGCATCACGCCGTCGACGACGGCTTCTTGCCCTCGCCGATCGTCCTCGCTGCCGCGCTCGCGGCGCGCACGTCGAAGCTGCGCATCACGATCTCGGCGCTGCTCGCGACGCTCTACGACCCGGTGAAGCTCGCCGAGGATCTCGCGGTGCTCGACCTCACGAGCCGCGGACGCGTCTCGACCACGCTCGGCATGGGCTACCGGCCCGAGGAGTACGCGAGCTTCGGCAAGGACTTCGCCGCGCGGGGAAAGCTGCTCGACGAGTGCATTGAGTTGTTACTGAAGGCGTGGAGCGGCGAGCCGTTCGAGTGGCGGGGCCGCACGGTGCGCGTCACGCCGCGCTCGTTCACGCAGCCGCACCCGCCCGTGAACGCGGGCGGCCAGAGCCTCGCGGGCGCGCGCCGCGCCGCGCGCTTCGGCTTGCCCTATCAGCCCGCGAGCAACGACGCCGAGATGATCTCGCTCTACCAGAGCGAGTGCGCGCGGCTCGGCAAGAAGCCCGTCGTGTTGCCCCCCGGAAGCGGCGAGACGTTCTGGGTCGCGCGCGATCCCGAGAAGGCGTGGCGCGAGCTGGGGCCGTACTTGTTGTACGAAGCCACGACCTACTCGAGCTGGCAGCCCGCTTACCAGCAGAGTTCGACGGTGCACTCGCGCGCGAAGTCGATCGAGGACCTCCGCGCCGAAGGGAAGTTCCGCGTGCTCACGCCCGACGAGTGCGTCGCGCGCGCCAAGGCGCAGGGCCCGTGGTCGACGTTCGTGCTCTACCCGCTCTGCGGTGGCACGCCGCCCGAGCTCGGCTGGGAGAGCGTGAAGCTGTTCGCGGAAGAGGTGCTGCCGCGGGTGTGA